From Pirellulales bacterium:
AGGTGTCGGGCGGAAGCAGCGCCTGATACTGCACGAATCCGCGCCGGCCGTAAATCCGGTTCCAGTGACGCACCCCGTCCAGCGGATAAAAGAACCGGTCGTAATCGACCAACCGCCGGCCATTGCCGTGCCGGGCGTAATAGAGCGAATTGAACGCGCGGGCCGTGTGCCGGTTCAGCAGCCCATTCGGCAGGAAGCACGGCACGTTTCGCGTCTTGCGCGTTCGCAGTTCGAGCGGGCAACGTTGCAGCTTGGGCGGCAGCCGATCGGGCGGAGCGTCGTCGGCCAACATCACCACGCCGCGGCCCAGGGAGTGACGCGGAGCGAGGCAGTCGAGCCAGGCCACCGAGTAACGATATTGCCGGGCGGTCGCGAAGGCGTCGAGTGTTTCGTCGAGATCGGCCGTGCGGCGGTATTCCACCTCGCACCAGGCCGAGTTGGTTCTGACGAGTCGCAGTCGTGTGCGCACGACGATGCCGGTCAGGCCCATTCCGCCCACCGTCGCCCAGAACAGATCGGCGTTGGCGGTAGGCGAGCAACGGACGATTTCGCCGCAAGCGAGGAGCAAGCCGAGGTCGGTCACGAAGTTGCCGAAAGAACCGTCGAGGTGGTGGTTCTTGCCGTGAACGTCGGCCGCGACGGCTCCGCCCACGCTCACGAAGCGCGTGCCCGGCGTGGTGGGCAGAAACCAGCCGTGCGGCAACGAGCGGTCGATGATCTGCTCCAACGAGACGCCGCCTTGACAGTCGATCGTGCCGGTTTGCGGGTCGAAGGAGACGATTTCATTGAGGGCGGCCGTGCAGGCCACGCCGCGGTCGCGATTCAGGGCCGCGTCGCCATACGCGCGTCCGCAGCCACGGGCGATGTAGCTCGGCTGCCTGCCCGCGGCCACCAACTCTCGCAATTGGCCCAGCGTGTCGGGGCGGACCACGTGACAAGGCTCGACCGGGCAGTTTCCCCAGCCGGCGAGAAGCTCGTGTGTGTTAGCGACGGTCGACATGCTGCTTCCAATGACTGACGACGACTCCCGACAGCGTACACGTCTCGTCGCAATCGGCGCCGAACTCTCGCAGGTCGGTCGCCGGGGCCAGGTCTTCGACAAACCAGATGCCGGACGAGTTTTTGAAGGCTTCCTTTAATAATCCTCGAATCTCAGCCGCTTCGTGGGGCGTCCGCGGCGAGTGAGGCACATAGAACCAAGGAACCTGGTCCCAGCGATCGGAACCGGAAAGGTGCTTCAGCCCCGGCGAAGCGAGCGGTCCCGTGACCACCACCCACTCCCGCGGCCGGCGCTTGCCGGCGATGTGGGCCTGCATCATCCGATAATCGAAGCGCATGTAGCCCGGCACAAGTTCGACATCGGCGGTCACCATTTGAAGGACCAACAAGGCGAACGCCAGCCTGCCGGCCGCGCGTGAGACAACATGCCGCCGCAACAGCACCATACCGGTCGCATAGAGCAAAAACAGCAGCGGCGTCAGCGGCAAGGTATGCCGGACCGCTCCGAAGGGGTGAGCACCGACGCCGGCCAGCAAAAGAAACACAAGGAACGTCGACAGAGAAAGGGCGGCGATCAACTTGGCTTGTGTCCCGCGGCGGAGGGCGGCGGCAAGCACGCCCGCCAGCGGCAAAAAGCCGATCAGTGACACCTTGTGCCAGGCCGGACTTAAGTGGCCCATATATTCGCTGAAAGTGGTGTGCCCTACGAAACCGCTAAGATTGGTCGTTAAGAATGTCTTGAGCGAGGCATAGGAGCCGAGCTCGAAGAAATAGCGCGCCAGAAAATCGGAGTTGCCTGTGCCATGCGTGGCGATTTGCGGGCACATGAATGCAAAGATATTCAGCGCCGCGGCCAGGGCGGTGGTCGCGGCTACCGCGCCGCCCAGAGCGGCGCCGCGGAGCGTGAGTCGTCCGGTGGCGAGCGAGAACGCCGCGCTGACGGTCAAGACAATGGCGACGACGATGATGTTGGCGTATTGCACCGAGATGGCCGCCGTGGCGCTGGTGGCCAGAAATGCCGCGTGGCCCGGCGTCGCACGCCGCCGGAACCTGCCGAGACTGAGAAGAAAGCAAAGCAGCGCCGCAATCCCTAGGCTGTAGGGACGCGATTCGCACGAATAAAAGACATAGCTGGGTGCGACCGCATTCAGGGCCGCAAGCAGCACCGCGCCCCGCAGGCCGAGCCACAGCTTGCCCACATACCACGCCAGCACCACGGCCCCGACGCCGCCCGCCACCGCGGGAAAACGCAGCATGGCGTCGCTGTGGTGCAGGCAGAGCGCCGCGTGGGCCAGCAGTGCGTAACCGGGCGGATTGCGGTCGAGCAAACGCAGCCGCGAGAAGACTTCGGGCAACGACGGCGCCGACGAGATTTGGTATTGGATCAACTCGTCGCCCCAAAGATCGCGGTCGATGAGGTTCGGCGCGCGCAAGGCAATCGCCAGGCCGACGATGGCCACCAGCAGGGCCGCGGGGCTTCGACTTAGTGACATAACCGCTTTGGGTTTCTTGGATGGACTGCGGCCGCAATTCTATCGCGACCGGCGCTTTTGGCCCAAGATCAGCTTGCCTGACGCGGGACCAGGGGATGCCGGAAACGGCCCGACAAGCTAAGATTATGCGTAGGTCAGGCTTTCCAGCCTGA
This genomic window contains:
- a CDS encoding FAD-binding oxidoreductase, producing the protein MSTVANTHELLAGWGNCPVEPCHVVRPDTLGQLRELVAAGRQPSYIARGCGRAYGDAALNRDRGVACTAALNEIVSFDPQTGTIDCQGGVSLEQIIDRSLPHGWFLPTTPGTRFVSVGGAVAADVHGKNHHLDGSFGNFVTDLGLLLACGEIVRCSPTANADLFWATVGGMGLTGIVVRTRLRLVRTNSAWCEVEYRRTADLDETLDAFATARQYRYSVAWLDCLAPRHSLGRGVVMLADDAPPDRLPPKLQRCPLELRTRKTRNVPCFLPNGLLNRHTARAFNSLYYARHGNGRRLVDYDRFFYPLDGVRHWNRIYGRRGFVQYQALLPPDTSRRGLIELLETVADSGAAAFLAVLKPSGPATPGMLSFLYPGTTIALDLPNTGEPLRRLGGKLDELLLRHGGRVYLAKDALTGREAFAAMYPRLAEFRAIKARIDPHGRFSSSLARRLGLSAPGDA
- a CDS encoding glycosyltransferase family 39 protein, whose product is MSLSRSPAALLVAIVGLAIALRAPNLIDRDLWGDELIQYQISSAPSLPEVFSRLRLLDRNPPGYALLAHAALCLHHSDAMLRFPAVAGGVGAVVLAWYVGKLWLGLRGAVLLAALNAVAPSYVFYSCESRPYSLGIAALLCFLLSLGRFRRRATPGHAAFLATSATAAISVQYANIIVVAIVLTVSAAFSLATGRLTLRGAALGGAVAATTALAAALNIFAFMCPQIATHGTGNSDFLARYFFELGSYASLKTFLTTNLSGFVGHTTFSEYMGHLSPAWHKVSLIGFLPLAGVLAAALRRGTQAKLIAALSLSTFLVFLLLAGVGAHPFGAVRHTLPLTPLLFLLYATGMVLLRRHVVSRAAGRLAFALLVLQMVTADVELVPGYMRFDYRMMQAHIAGKRRPREWVVVTGPLASPGLKHLSGSDRWDQVPWFYVPHSPRTPHEAAEIRGLLKEAFKNSSGIWFVEDLAPATDLREFGADCDETCTLSGVVVSHWKQHVDRR